The genomic segment CAGCCGAGCTGGCCAGCGGCCCGGCTGTGGTCTTTGCCGACAGCATCGCTGTTTGCGTGAAGCACCCGCTTGAGGGCGCGGATGAGGCAGTGGAAGCCCGGCGGCTCACCGAGGTGAGGTCTGAGATCGAGAAAGCAGGCGGGGGCATCGAGTCCGTCGTCTTTGTCGACAACTTCCTGCTGGAGCGCGTGCCGTCCATGGTGACGGCAAAGCTGCAGGGGTTTTCACCGGACTGATACTGCGCCCCGGACCAAGACTGCAGGCCGGATCGCTTCTTCTCTAACTGATGTGACCGGCCTGCAGCCCTTTGGTGAACACAGCCCAGGCACGCCCGCTGAACCAGAGCCCGTACCTCTCAAGGGCTTTGGAATCACGCACTGCGACGCCCTGGGACAGAAGAGCGGTCTCAACGCATTCGGTTGGGCCGGCGCTGCTGTACGACGACTTGGTCCAGGCATCGTCCGGTATGGAGGGCCGCTGTTCTCCTGTGCGCATCACATCTCCCTGCGGGTTTCTTCGATCAAGGCCGATGAC from the Streptomyces xinghaiensis S187 genome contains:
- a CDS encoding DUF397 domain-containing protein codes for the protein MRTGEQRPSIPDDAWTKSSYSSAGPTECVETALLSQGVAVRDSKALERYGLWFSGRAWAVFTKGLQAGHIS